The sequence TAAATAAATCATACACCTTCAAAgaagaactataataataccatctcGAAGTACAAGTTATATAACAACtcagcattaaagactaagaaccattgcctcacagggacctctcaaatcactcacagtGTTTACAGGTAAACAAAAAGATTCCTTCAATGTAGCTGCACAAAATCtatttaccataagcttgctcataaactCCATCtttgctactgtgaataaatgaataccaaaatcaaagggtctttacaagggttgaaatgtggctaaggtaaaggtaagaatatttggatagaagtgtatagtatattgaaaaatcatataattacTTAGAATAAATGCTTCAGGAGCTGAATGCCAAATCAACAAAAGTAttcactaagccttatttgaagtaaaggatgctcAAAAAATTGaatccaaaagagaaaagagctaAGAAAGAAGCACAATAAacacttatttaattttgtttctctttttatatGCCACTGCAGCTTACACAGGGGTTGCATGGTTATGACACAAACAACGAGAATAGTTATACAATTTGGATTAaagggagcatcaaagaatgattaaaaggactaaatgaatttataacaaaattaggcactatgattccataaaagaagaagcataatatataattattcagtacacagggtgaaagaaaagacaaatataGAGAATGGTATAAAtgtagtgtataggtgtaaatcatgaagaaaaggttaaggctcaaaactggctgactaatggaaataaagggtaggcttttggccagatgCGGTGAATCttaagttgcccaaatcatttGATGGTATTCAacaattcatgtaacctcaacaagtattacagagcaagttttagaaataaaattaagtacagCGTACActcaaataagaaagatcATGAGCATAATTGTAATAGATGCTCAAATTTTTGTTCAACAACTCAcgtttgaagtggctaaaatttgcaattggttcccaaacttatcaattgaatcatcacataaatgGTATAAGTgattggcataatcaaagttcaaagataaAGGCTAGAAACTTGTAAAGAACTCAAGCAGCACTCGTTTGATCCAGCCAAAGTGACATATTGAACAAAGTGAAATTGCTTTCGCAAGAACAAAAATCGAGAGGGATAATCAATTACAAGTATgtgaattaaatcattaattacaaaagaacaaactaaGCTTAAGCGACATGAAGAACATAGGTTctaacatcctaacaatatACAAAACCAatgatagcaatttcagacaCATCCAAAAGTCATaggaaagagaagagaacATACAGTTTACCCATACCCACCctacacttgaagaacacattATGCTCAGTGTAAAACGAAGTGGGTACCTCGCATGGGatgtacaaataaagaaagcaaaatcaaTTATATCTAGGtacatgacatgtatgaaaaataaagtaaatcaacgcagaaaataaaataacatctagggggactgccctgatcattCGCCGAAGCTGGGGGAGTGGAAATTCGGTGGGTCCTCAGCAGGagttgaaaatgaaaaataaagaaataatagaaactgaaaataaaaattgatagcgcaataatatatgtattttatatgctatatatatatgttgttCTTCATGTTATCTTTGCATTTCTAATCTTTTAGAGCCACTATTTGTTATTTTCGATATTTCTCTCCTCGGGttagttttgttttgtttttgtagGAATTGGTTCGAGTTGCTAGGCATTGGCGAGGATGTTTGTAGAGTCGTTCATGGTCAAGCATGATATCAAAGAGATACTCATGCCTAGGAGGATCTTATATCACGAAATGAGCAAGAGAAGCTATCTCGCGACCACTCCGCGACTTGGCTTTCAAGGCCAATgataaagtaaagaaatagTCCACTTCGCCCCTGCCCGCGACCTACAATGCCATGCCGCGGCCTACCCCTGGCTGGATCTGCAAAACTGCATTTTGGACAGCTGTCTAGTCAAATTTTTAGGGTAAAAACCTAGCCAAACTTCTGGATACCCTATGATATAAATAGATTGTAAAGAACCTGAAGGGCAGCTccctttctccttttctctttagctttgtttttccttctctattatgtcatttttttctttatgctttgaAGATTGACTAAAGACTTGATCATTCATCTATCAGTCCAAGTATTCTCCTTTTCTGTTTTAAGctgttattaattatgttctcttttataatctattttgtttgtttaactATCATGAGTgagtagttttctaatctagGGTTAAGTGAACCCTAGCCATGATTGATGTATGATTTGTTCCTTTAATTCCCcaaattagttatttaattgCTCTTGCTTAATTGATTGTGCATATTCCAATACTAGATTAGGGATAATTAGTATTGTTATGATTCCATTGTCTTTATTACAGCGGGAGTTGGGTTTTGACGGATTtgattatttcaattaaggaCATGAAATTCTCCACGGGAGTAGGTAGAATGGATTGTTAGAAAGTCAGGGTATTGAGtttaatgtctttaatttGCATGATTCCATGGGAGTAGGTTTTGATTGCATATTAGGGAAGCCATTGATACTCGAGAGAGATCTATGATATTTTATAGGGTTACCTTTCCTTGtgaacatttatttaattagtttgggGTAGGAACTTATCTTTGCGTTAATTATACTAGTGGGGATATTTAACTCTAGGTGCTTTTTATCCTTGAATTtattctcattattattatttgcattataGATTAATTCATCCTCAATCGTTGATTTGGTTACTTACTTAGCATTAATTAAAGTCAAGATTAGCTAGTTTTTACTACTTCAGTCTTTGAGGATTCGACCCTTGCTTGCCTGACTACATAGTTAGGAGGTCTAGttaggttattttttataggcACGCGACAGCCTTGtcagaaattaaataaaatatgaaaactaaaacttaaaaaaatgttccaaaactaaataaaagttagggtgctcccaaaagtgcttctttttgtttctcgATTCATTTAGTTGGACTCGGTGATAACTCCCTGCATGTGCAGGTTTGACATATGCTGTGATTAAACTGCCAAGTTATGGATCCTTAGATTGTTAGCAATCCTCCAAGCAACCGCTTTTAGGTACTTCCTTCAAGAGGGTAATGTCATTTCCCTCACCTCGAGTGTCAAGTCTGCTACTGGAGTGACATGCAGCCCGTTATCCTCATCCACATGCGCATAGTCAAGACGCTGTGGAAGCTCTTTTAAATTGAGGACCAATGGTTCCTCAAGTGATGGCCTCAACTTCTGCACACATATCCTGTCAATCACAGTATCCTGTCAATcaagctgctccaacacttcATCATCTGACAGTTCATGCTTATCTCCTCTTGGCAAAGTGACTTGTAAGGGGTCTTCAACTAATAATTCCTGCAAATGTGTCTCAATAGCATCGTTAAATAGATTAATACCATAtacataatattattatgatcTAAAGACTGGCTTATGGAATTATGTAAGTCAAAGGTGACAGTCTCATCCCCTACCCTAAGTTTTAACTTcccatcacaaacatctatcATTGCTctagatgttgcaagaaaAGGTCTTCCTAGAATTAAAGGTACACTGCTCTCATCGTCCATGTCTAAGATCACAAAATCGACAGggaatataaatttatttacttttataagcACATTCTCTATAATACCCCTAGGATACTTAACATATCTATCAGTTAATTGTAtactcatcctagtgggtttgGTTTCTCCCAGCCCTAACTTTACAAATAGGTTGTACGGCATTACATTaatgctagcccccaaatcagctaaaGCATCATTAACAAATAAGTTACCTATAACAtaaggaatagtaaaactccctgtaTAATGTCGCTTTTCGGGTAAGTTGTTCTGGAAAATCGTCGAACATTCCTCGTTTAGTGTCACACACGCCAAGTCCTCAAACTTCCTTTTATTGCTAagaatctcctttaagaactttgcatacCCAGACATCTCCGAAATAACTTtaacaaaaggtaagtttaCATGCAGTTGTTTAAAAATATCCAGAAATTCACCAAACTGCTGCTCGACTTGCGCTTGCTTTAATCTAGCAGGGTACATAATTTTGGGTTGGTATTTCCTCAGTGAAATCTCATTTGCCTCTTCCTTCGCCTTGGTAGCTTCAACTTCCCTGCTTGAATCTACCTACGCATCAACATCATTGTTAGAAACAAAAGGACCAGGAACATACTTACCTGACTGCAACATGATTATGTTCACATGCTCCCTCGGATTGGACTCTGTAGTGCTAGGCAGAGTCCCTGGCTGCCTCTCAACCAACATCCTAGAAATCTGACCTATTTGAGTCTCCAAATTCTGGATGGAGGCCTGCTGATTTCTAAGTGCACTATCCGTCTGCTGGAACCTATTGTCAGTAGAggacacaaacttcatcacCAACTCCTCAAGATTAGGTTTCTTCTCCTGAGGTGGAGGTAGTTGGGATGCACCAGCCTGCTGCTGGGGCTATTGCTGATGCAATCTCTGAAATCCTGGTAGACCTTGGGTACTGTTATTCCGCCACCTGAAGTTGGGATGGTTTCTTCACCCTGGGTTGTATATTATTCTGCTTGGGcgcattccccatataattAACCTATTCATGGTCagtagaagaagatgaagaagaagcaaacatacctcccgcattaTAGTTTGCACTGTAGTGTGGGCCACCACAGAACTTGTAGCCAATCTGTGCTACATGAACTGGCATCTGGAGCCAGTCTATTCTCTTGGCCAATAGCTCCACCTAAGCTGCCAAGGTTGTTGTGGAATCTACCTGGTTAACCACTCCCTACTTGACTGGCCaactcctagagga is a genomic window of Ricinus communis isolate WT05 ecotype wild-type chromosome 2, ASM1957865v1, whole genome shotgun sequence containing:
- the LOC125369329 gene encoding uncharacterized protein LOC125369329: MKFVSSTDNRFQQTDSALRNQQASIQNLETQIGQISRMLVERQPGTLPSTTESNPREHVNIIMLQSDSSREVEATKAKEEANEISLRKYQPKIMYPARLKQAQVEQQFGEFLDIFKQLHVNLPFVKVISEMSGYAKFLKEILSNKRKFEDLACVTLNEECSTIFQNNLPEKRHYTGSFTIPYVIGNLFVNDALADLGASINVMPYNLFVKLGLGETKPTRMSIQLTDRYVKYPRGIIENVLIKVNKFIFPVDFVILDMDDESSVPLILGRPFLATSRAMIDVCDGKLKLRVGDETVTFDLHNSISQSLDHNNIMYMELLVEDPLQVTLPRGDKHELICVQKLRPSLEEPLVLNLKELPQRLDYAHVDEDNGLHVTPVADLTLEVREMTLPS